Genomic window (bacterium HR11):
GCCTACGCCGGCTCGGCCCTGCGGGGGAGCCTGGCCGCCGCCTACAAGCGGACCGTCTGCGTCGTCGAACACCGGGACTGCCCCCGGTGCCACCTGCGAACGGTCTGCACGTATCCCCTGATCTTCGAACCGCCGCCCCGGCCCGACGTGCCCCTCCTCGGCGCGGAGGGCGTGCCGCCGGCTTACGTCCTGCGGCCGCCCCGGCCTCGAAACTGGCATCATCCGGTGCCCCAACCCGTCGGTCCGGGCCAAACGTGGGCCTTTGACCTACTCCTGTTCGGCTCGACCATCGCTCAATTCCCCCTGGTCCTGTATGCCGCCCATCAAGCCTTCCGGCAGGGCCTCGGGGGTCGGCGGGTCCCGTTTTGCGTCCGGCAGGTCTTGCAGATCCATCCCCACCGCCGTCGGGCTCGACCCCTATTCCGAGAGCACCCGATGCCATCGTATCGGAATCCCCGCCCCGTCATCCTGCGGCCGCCCCGACGGACCCGGCCCGTCGAGCGCCTGCGGATTCGGTTCGTCACGCCCCTCCGCCTCAAACAGGGCGGTCGGTACCGCTTCGACGCCCGTCTGGATACCTTGATGGCCGCCCTGCTACGGCGGCTCAGCCGGCTCGGGCTTCTGTACGGTACCGGCCCCGTCGAGGAGTACCGGGACCTCTTGGCCGTCGCCCGTCAGGTCCGGACCGTCCGGCAGGACCTGGCCTGGGTCGACTGGACCCGCTACAGTGCCCGCCAGGCGACCGCCATGCAGTTGGGCGGCTGGGTCGGGACGGTCGAGTTCGAGGGCCCCCTGACGCCCCTCTGGGGCTGGCTTCGCCTGGGGGAGGTCGTCCACGTCGGCAAAAACACGGCCTTCGGCCTGGGGCAGTACGTGATCCGGAAGGGACCGTAGGGCCGTCGGGAATTCGGCAGTGCGGGAACTCGGGGGTTCGGGAGTCCGGCCATTCGGAAATTCGGCACAAATGATAGAGGGGGCGAGGAGGTCACCCTGACCTCCCGTCCCAGCAGGTGTATCTGGCCATGGCCGAACCCCCCGATGGTCCACGGCCGGATTCCCGAACTGCCGGACGGCCGGACGGCCGTGACCCCGCTCTGGCGAGCGGGGCTGGGATGAAAAACTGCTCGCCTGCCGAATTCCCACACTGCCAAATTGAACCCCCCGGAGGCCCCATGACCGACGACCTGGCTTTGGAAGTCGACGCCCTGATGGAGCTCGGCGACCTCGCCTCGGCCCGGACCCGGGCGGCCGCTTGGCGGCCCGAGGGCGCGGACGCCGCTACGTGCGCCCGCTGGGGCGAACGCTTCGAACGTCTCGGTATGGTCCGAGAAGCCCTGCAGGCCTACCACCACGCCGTCCGCCAGTCGTCTCGTCCCGAATGGCATGCCCGTCTGGCCGAGCTGTACCTCGACCTGGGGAAGTGGTCCACGGCCGAGGAGCACCTCCAGACCGCCGTCGAAGCCGGCGCCACAGACCCTCGAGTATTCCTCCGCCTCGGCGAAATCCTCGAAGAACGGGAAGCCCTCGACGCCGCTCGCCAGGTCTACCAGACCGGCCTCGAACGGACCCAGGCCCCCGAGCTTCGGGCCCGCCTCAAGCGCCTGCCCGCCCTCCCGACGGCCCCCGACGCCGTATTCGGCCGCCGTCCCGGCGAGGCCGAGGTAGCCCTCTTGGCCCAGTACTTCCAGGGTCGGGAAGGCGTCTACGCCCGCCAGTGGGTCGACCGCCAGGGTCGCGTCGGCTACCAGCCCGTCCACGAACCCCTGACCCTGCGGGTCATCCGCCAGCACCTGGACGGCGACCTGACCTGCGGCGTCTACCCCGTCCGCCTCGACGGGACCGTCTTCTTCGCCGTCTGGGACGTGGACATCAACCGGAACGTCCTCGAAAAATACCTCCGGCGACCCGACCGCCTGGCCGAACTCGCCCGCCTGGCGCATGAGACGGCCGTCCGCATCGCCGCCCGCTCCCGTACGCTCGGCCTGCCGGGCCTGATCGAAGACAGCGGTTTCAAGGGCCGTCACGTCTGGGTCTTCTTCAACGCCCCCGTCGAGGCCCGCATCGTCCGGGCCGTCGCCGAGCGAATCGCCCGGCTTGACCCGATCCCCTCGGGACTCCACGTCGACGTGTTCCCCCGTCAAGATACCGTCGAGCCCGGCCAGTTGGGGAATCTCATCAAGCTTCCCCTCGGCATTCACCGTCGTACAGGCCGCCGCTGTCTGTTCCTGGACCCCGACGGCCGCGCCTTGCCCGACCCGTTCCGGGCCCTCGCCGAAACGCCCCGCCTCCCCCCGGAAGCCCTCCTACAGGCCGCCGAGCAGTTGACCGCCCTGCCGCCCGCTCCCCAGCCCGTCTCTACGGAAGAACGAGAGGCCCGAGAACTTCAGGCCGCCTTAACCCCGCCGTACAGCCCCGAGGCCGACCCCGAGTTCCAGACGGTCGTCACCTGCTGTCCCGTCCTGGGCGCCCTCGTCCAGAAGGCCCGGACTGAGCACATGCTGACCTATGATGAACAGCTGGTCCTCGTCCATACCCTGGGCTACCTGACCCATGGCGTCGAGGTCGTCAACGCCGTCCTGGGGACCTGCGTCAACGTCTACCCCCAACTCCTCCTGAAGAGCCCCCTCCGGGGTAATCCCATGAGCTGTCCGAAGATCCGTCAACGGATTCCCGACGTGACCCGCCGCATCCCCTGCCGCTGTCCGGAACAGACCGACTTGGGCTACCCGACGCCCGTCCTCTTCCTCCGCCTGAGGGCCTCGACACCGGCCGACGCCTGGGAACGGGTCGAACTCCAGGCCATGGCCGAGGCGCTCCTCCGAATGGAGCAGGAACGCCGTCGCCTGGAGGCCCAGATGGAGGACCTCCGGCAACGCCTGTCGGACCGCATGCGCCACCACGGCCAGGACGTCATCGAAACGCCCTACGGTCGGGTCCGCCGAACGCAGGCTTCCGACGGCACCGAACGCCTGACGGTAGAGGTCTGAGTCTCGGTGGCCGGTATCGGGTAGGGGACTGCCCACCTGCCGAATTCCCCGGGGGTTCGGCCATGCGCGTTGCTTACGTGACCGAACAAGGCACCGTCATTTACAAAAAAGGCCGCCGCCTCGGCGTCGCCCGTCAACGGGAAACCATCGCCACCCTGCGCCTGGCCCACCTCGATCAGGTCGTCCTCTGGGGCCACGTCCGCATCACGCCCGGTGCCCTGGCCCTCCTGCTGGACCACGGCGTCGACACCGTCTTCGTCAGCGCCCACGGTCGCTTCCGGGGCCGCCTCGTCGGCCCGGCCTCTAAGAACATCCTCCTCCGATGGGCCCAGTTCCAGCAGGCCCAGCAGACCGCCTTTGCCCTCGACGTCGCCCGCAACATCGTGGCGGCCAAAATCCATAACGCCCGGACCCTCCTCCGCCACCGCCTCCGCCATCGGCCCGAGCATCCGGCCCTGACGGACGCCCTCGCCCAGCTCCGGGCGATCGCCCACGCCGTCCCTCGCGCCGACGACCTCGACCGCCTGCGGGGCCTCGAGGGCGAAGCCGCCGCCGTCTACTTCCGGGCCCTCGGCGCTTCCCTCGAAGACCCCTTCTTCCGCTTTGAGCGCCGGACCCGCCGGCCCCCCGAAGACCCGACGAACGCCCTCCTGAGCCTCCTGTACACGCTCCTCCTGACGGCCGTCCTCCATGCCTGCCACGTCGTCGGCCTCGACCCCTACCTCGGCGTCTTCCACCAGATGGGCTACGGAAAGCCCGCCCTCGCCCTCGACCTCATGGAAGAATTCCGCCCTGCCCTGGCCGA
Coding sequences:
- the cas1 gene encoding CRISPR-associated endonuclease Cas1, with protein sequence MRVAYVTEQGTVIYKKGRRLGVARQRETIATLRLAHLDQVVLWGHVRITPGALALLLDHGVDTVFVSAHGRFRGRLVGPASKNILLRWAQFQQAQQTAFALDVARNIVAAKIHNARTLLRHRLRHRPEHPALTDALAQLRAIAHAVPRADDLDRLRGLEGEAAAVYFRALGASLEDPFFRFERRTRRPPEDPTNALLSLLYTLLLTAVLHACHVVGLDPYLGVFHQMGYGKPALALDLMEEFRPALADALALRLIERRTVRPDDFRPPAEADSTPAPDAPPAPRPVYLTPDGLKKVIQLWEARLQDEVIDPPTGHTLTWRDLILEQVRRMARAFRDGVPYTPFRWA